The following are from one region of the Ignavibacteriota bacterium genome:
- a CDS encoding M48 family metallopeptidase — translation MDRQKINLGEISIDVFFKDIKNIHLSVHPPSGRVRMSSPHRIKLDTLRIFAISKLSWIKKQQQRMKNQERETQREFITRESHYYLGKRYLLKVIEHNYPPKVEIKHDTIELYIKPDTPGEKRQEILNDWYRERLKELIPAYIENWEKVMNVKVDEWAIKRMKTRWGTCNTNVKRIWINLELAKKPIHCLEYIIVHEMVHLLERKHNYKFKAYMNQFLPQWKQQRQELNKIPISHTDWSY, via the coding sequence ATTGATAGACAAAAAATAAACTTAGGTGAAATCTCCATTGATGTATTCTTTAAGGATATAAAGAACATACATCTTAGTGTTCATCCTCCTTCAGGCAGAGTAAGAATGTCTTCTCCGCATAGAATAAAACTCGATACTCTGAGAATCTTCGCAATCTCTAAATTAAGCTGGATAAAAAAACAACAACAAAGAATGAAAAATCAGGAGAGAGAAACACAAAGAGAATTTATTACTAGAGAAAGCCATTATTATTTAGGTAAAAGATATTTATTGAAAGTTATAGAACATAACTATCCACCAAAAGTAGAAATTAAACACGATACAATTGAATTATACATCAAGCCCGATACACCAGGAGAGAAAAGACAGGAAATATTAAACGATTGGTATCGTGAAAGACTGAAAGAACTTATTCCAGCTTACATTGAAAATTGGGAAAAGGTAATGAATGTGAAAGTTGACGAGTGGGCAATAAAAAGAATGAAAACCAGGTGGGGAACTTGTAACACCAATGTCAAAAGAATCTGGATCAATCTTGAATTAGCAAAAAAACCAATTCATTGTTTAGAATATATAATTGTTCACGAGATGGTTCATTTACTAGAACGCAAGCACAACTATAAATTCAAAGCATATATGAATCAATTTCTTCCACAGTGGAAACAACAAAGACAAGAATTAAACAAAATCCCAATCAGTCATACGGATTGGAGTTATTGA
- a CDS encoding T9SS type A sorting domain-containing protein, translating to MIQNFQSQIVYEGDTLQYIDNLPDFVFEMIYDNYQYVDSVLYADSVAEAYAGNHNSTTYYNKFWEIAKGFTIGLFQRASYKLTCIIYTEWINAGSSTGTSEENNNLITGFNLYQNYPNPFNPSTKIKFTIPNSPLSFGEGQGVRLVVYDILGNEIATLVNEIKQAGSYEIELNTASLPSRSGSVLTSGIYFYTIQIGNYTETKKMVMLR from the coding sequence ATGATTCAAAACTTTCAGTCACAGATAGTTTATGAAGGAGATACACTTCAATACATTGATAATCTGCCTGATTTTGTTTTTGAAATGATATACGATAATTATCAATACGTAGATTCTGTTCTTTATGCTGATTCAGTTGCTGAAGCTTATGCAGGCAATCATAATAGCACGACATACTACAATAAGTTTTGGGAGATTGCAAAAGGTTTTACCATCGGATTGTTTCAAAGAGCTTCGTACAAATTAACCTGCATTATTTATACTGAATGGATTAACGCTGGTTCATCAACCGGAACATCAGAAGAGAATAATAATTTGATTACCGGATTTAATTTATATCAAAATTATCCTAATCCTTTTAATCCATCAACGAAAATTAAATTTACAATTCCAAATTCTCCCCTCTCCTTTGGAGAGGGGCAGGGGGTGAGGCTTGTTGTCTATGATATTTTGGGAAACGAAATTGCAACACTCGTTAATGAAATAAAACAAGCAGGCAGTTATGAGATAGAGCTTAACACAGCATCGTTACCAAGCCGATCAGGCTCGGTCTTGACGAGCGGAATTTATTTCTATACAATTCAGATTGGGAACTACACAGAAACAAAAAAAATGGTGATGCTTAGGTGA